From Streptomyces griseorubiginosus, one genomic window encodes:
- a CDS encoding HelD family protein produces the protein MRGEQEFIDHLYAHVDALRGDTEASVTDALAQGNTPMQARLERDILVAERSGLLAALNAVDGSLCFGRIDLTSGVTHHIGRIGLRTDDAERTPILIDWRAEVARPFYLATGHTPMGLRRRRHIGTDGRRVTDLHDEILDLGDETRTGHEDPTGDAVLLAALDAARTGRMHDIVQTIQAEQDEIIRAPHRGVLVVEGGPGTGKTAVALHRAAYLLYEHRELLAKRAVLIVGPNPAFLGYIGEVLPSLGETGVLLATVGELFPGVKATATDSRAAAAVKGRAAMADVLADVVRDWQALPDPVIAIEHDREVLMLDDGLVKVAREKTRAARLPHNVAREHFEGHILNTLTELYAERVGTDPYDGSSLLDPADITQIRDEIAENPEVWAAIDQLWPRLTPQRLVADFLADPVGHLPDEDAAAIRRPVTRGWTVADVPLLDEAAELLGVDERVARALAERERETQIAYAQGVLDVSYASRTYEFEDIDDEDSEVLSAHDIIDAERFAERQEEDDHRSAAERAAADRTWAFGHIIVDEAQELSPMAWRLLMRRSPTRSMTLVGDPAQTAEAAGVGSWQQILQPYVEDRWEHTRLGVNYRTPAEIMDLAAAVVRAENPDFEPPSSVRSTGVRPWVRATDDLPGAVAEAVKELTPAEGRLAVIAPRHLHRRLAARLDGVTAGAEPDLTRTVVLLDPRQSKGLEFDSVLVVEPALYGTSDLYVALTRATQRLGVLHTGRLPKALVTD, from the coding sequence ATTCGCGGTGAGCAGGAATTCATCGACCACCTGTACGCGCACGTGGACGCCCTGCGCGGCGACACCGAGGCGTCGGTCACCGACGCGCTCGCCCAGGGCAACACCCCGATGCAGGCCCGCCTGGAGCGGGACATCCTGGTCGCCGAGCGCTCCGGCCTGCTGGCCGCCCTGAACGCGGTCGACGGCTCCCTCTGCTTCGGCCGGATCGACCTCACCTCGGGCGTCACCCACCACATCGGCCGGATCGGCCTGCGCACCGACGACGCCGAGCGCACCCCGATCCTCATCGACTGGCGGGCCGAGGTCGCCCGCCCCTTCTACCTGGCCACCGGCCACACCCCGATGGGCCTGCGCCGCCGCCGGCACATCGGCACCGACGGCCGCCGCGTCACCGACCTGCACGACGAGATCCTCGACCTGGGGGACGAAACCAGGACCGGGCACGAGGACCCCACCGGTGACGCGGTGCTGCTCGCCGCGCTCGACGCCGCCCGCACCGGCCGGATGCACGACATCGTGCAGACCATCCAGGCCGAGCAGGACGAGATCATCCGCGCACCCCACCGCGGGGTGCTCGTGGTCGAGGGCGGGCCCGGCACCGGCAAGACGGCCGTCGCCCTGCACCGGGCCGCCTATCTCCTCTACGAACACCGGGAGTTGCTCGCCAAGCGGGCCGTGCTGATCGTCGGCCCCAACCCTGCCTTCCTCGGTTACATCGGCGAGGTGCTGCCCTCCCTGGGCGAGACCGGGGTGCTCCTCGCCACGGTCGGCGAGCTCTTCCCCGGCGTGAAGGCCACCGCCACCGACAGCCGCGCGGCGGCCGCGGTGAAGGGCCGTGCCGCCATGGCGGACGTCCTCGCCGACGTCGTACGCGACTGGCAGGCGCTGCCCGACCCGGTGATCGCGATCGAGCACGACCGCGAGGTCCTGATGCTCGACGACGGCCTGGTCAAGGTCGCCCGTGAGAAGACCCGGGCCGCCCGGCTGCCGCACAACGTGGCGCGGGAGCACTTCGAGGGCCACATCCTCAACACGCTCACCGAGCTGTACGCCGAGCGCGTCGGCACCGACCCCTACGACGGCAGCAGCCTCCTCGACCCGGCCGACATCACCCAGATCCGCGACGAGATCGCCGAGAACCCCGAAGTCTGGGCCGCCATCGACCAGTTGTGGCCGCGGCTGACCCCGCAGCGGCTGGTCGCCGACTTCCTCGCCGACCCGGTCGGCCACCTCCCCGACGAGGACGCGGCCGCGATCCGCCGCCCGGTGACCCGGGGCTGGACCGTGGCGGACGTACCTTTGCTGGACGAGGCGGCCGAACTCCTCGGTGTGGACGAGCGGGTGGCGCGGGCGCTGGCCGAGCGCGAGCGCGAGACCCAGATCGCCTACGCGCAGGGCGTGCTCGACGTGTCGTACGCCTCGCGGACCTACGAGTTCGAGGACATCGACGACGAGGACTCCGAGGTGCTGTCGGCCCACGACATCATCGACGCCGAGCGGTTCGCCGAACGGCAGGAGGAGGACGACCACCGCAGCGCCGCCGAACGCGCGGCGGCCGACCGCACCTGGGCGTTCGGGCACATCATCGTCGACGAGGCGCAGGAGCTGTCGCCGATGGCCTGGCGGCTGCTGATGCGGCGCAGCCCGACCCGTTCGATGACGCTGGTCGGCGACCCGGCGCAGACCGCGGAGGCGGCCGGCGTGGGATCGTGGCAGCAGATCCTTCAGCCGTACGTCGAGGACCGCTGGGAGCACACCCGCCTCGGCGTCAACTACCGCACCCCCGCCGAGATCATGGACCTCGCGGCGGCCGTCGTACGCGCGGAGAACCCGGACTTCGAACCCCCGAGTTCGGTCCGTTCCACCGGTGTACGGCCCTGGGTGCGCGCCACCGACGACCTGCCCGGCGCGGTCGCCGAGGCCGTGAAGGAGCTGACCCCGGCCGAGGGGCGGCTCGCGGTCATCGCCCCGCGCCATCTGCACCGCAGGCTCGCCGCCCGCCTCGACGGGGTGACCGCGGGCGCCGAACCGGACCTGACCCGGACCGTCGTCCTCCTCGACCCCCGCCAGTCCAAGGGGCTCGAATTCGACTCGGTGCTCGTGGTCGAGCCGGCGCTGTACGGCACGAGCGACCTCTACGTGGCACTGACCCGCGCGACCCAGCGGCTGGGCGTCCTGCACACGGGCCGGCTGCCGAAGGCACTGGTCACGGACTGA
- a CDS encoding thioredoxin family protein has protein sequence MIDVTDADFAAEVIGSELPVLVEFTADWCPPCRQMGPVLHALAAEEADRLKVVQLNVDLNPETTNAYKVLSMPTFMVFRGGEPVKSMVGARPKRRLLEELADVI, from the coding sequence GTGATCGACGTGACGGACGCGGATTTCGCCGCGGAGGTGATCGGGTCGGAGTTGCCGGTGCTGGTGGAGTTCACGGCGGACTGGTGCCCGCCGTGCCGGCAGATGGGGCCGGTGCTGCACGCCCTCGCCGCCGAGGAGGCCGACCGCCTCAAGGTGGTGCAGTTGAACGTGGATCTCAATCCGGAGACCACGAACGCCTACAAGGTCCTCTCGATGCCCACCTTCATGGTCTTCCGTGGCGGCGAGCCGGTGAAGTCCATGGTGGGAGCCCGGCCGAAGCGCCGCCTCCTGGAGGAACTGGCCGATGTGATCTGA
- a CDS encoding MerR family transcriptional regulator, translated as MRIGELAARAGTTTRTLRYYEARGLLPGRRGENGYRTYDETDLKLLRQIRTLQDFGFGLEETRPFLECLRAGHEEGDTCPASIDVYRRKLDELDSLIGELQAVRAKIGVRLAMLDGTDPLCELGGQEL; from the coding sequence ATGCGAATCGGCGAGCTGGCCGCACGGGCCGGGACCACCACGCGGACGCTGCGGTACTACGAGGCGCGGGGTCTGCTGCCCGGGCGGCGGGGTGAGAACGGCTACCGCACCTACGACGAGACGGACCTCAAGCTGCTCCGGCAGATCCGGACCCTCCAGGACTTCGGGTTCGGTCTGGAGGAGACCCGGCCGTTCCTGGAGTGTCTGCGGGCCGGGCACGAGGAGGGCGACACCTGTCCCGCGTCGATCGACGTCTACCGCCGCAAGCTGGACGAACTCGACTCCCTGATAGGGGAGTTGCAGGCGGTGCGGGCGAAGATCGGAGTCCGGCTGGCCATGCTCGACGGTACGGATCCGCTGTGCGAACTGGGAGGACAGGAACTGTGA
- a CDS encoding Lrp/AsnC family transcriptional regulator, producing MGVQASVPKEPRQSRLSAVETSAGFDAVDRQILELLQTDGRIKLSELGRRVRLSPAAVTERVRRLEAAGVISGYGAQVVPGRLGYGIQAFIRVSPHGGYTLKHPRTLELMERPEITEVHHVVGEDCWILKAAVRDTLHLEEVLEAVSALGRTTTSIVLTSPVERKPLLP from the coding sequence ATGGGAGTTCAGGCATCAGTGCCGAAAGAACCACGGCAATCACGGCTCTCCGCCGTCGAAACCTCAGCAGGCTTCGACGCGGTGGACCGGCAGATCCTGGAGCTCCTGCAGACCGACGGCCGGATCAAGCTCAGCGAGCTGGGCCGCCGGGTGCGACTGAGCCCGGCGGCGGTCACCGAGCGGGTACGGCGGCTGGAGGCGGCGGGCGTGATCAGCGGCTACGGCGCCCAGGTCGTGCCGGGGCGGCTCGGCTACGGCATCCAGGCGTTCATCCGGGTCAGCCCGCACGGCGGCTACACCCTGAAGCACCCGAGGACCCTGGAGCTGATGGAGCGGCCCGAGATCACCGAGGTGCACCACGTGGTCGGCGAGGACTGCTGGATCCTCAAGGCCGCCGTCCGCGACACCCTCCACCTGGAGGAGGTCCTGGAGGCGGTCTCCGCGCTCGGCCGCACCACGACGTCGATCGTGCTGACCTCGCCGGTGGAACGCAAACCGCTCTTGCCTTGA